The following coding sequences are from one Elusimicrobium minutum Pei191 window:
- a CDS encoding methylated-DNA--[protein]-cysteine S-methyltransferase: protein MSTKYFLSFKTPVGILELTSNDTALIGIYFTKTVKESKTLPPILKSAKKQLLEYFDGKRKDFDLLLDFGAGISPFRLKAWKEMAKIPFGKTYTYGQLAAKAGNAKASRAAGGACNKNPFMIVVPCHRVLGSNGSLTGYAGGLNVKKFLLDLEGISYK from the coding sequence ATGTCCACAAAATATTTTTTATCTTTTAAAACGCCTGTAGGTATACTTGAGTTAACCTCAAATGACACCGCTTTAATAGGAATATACTTCACAAAAACGGTAAAAGAAAGCAAAACGCTGCCGCCAATATTAAAAAGCGCTAAAAAACAGCTGCTTGAATATTTTGACGGAAAAAGAAAGGATTTTGATTTACTATTGGACTTTGGAGCAGGAATTTCCCCCTTCCGTCTTAAAGCATGGAAAGAAATGGCTAAAATACCTTTCGGCAAAACTTATACTTACGGGCAGTTAGCAGCCAAAGCGGGTAACGCAAAAGCATCACGCGCGGCGGGCGGAGCATGTAATAAAAACCCTTTTATGATTGTGGTTCCTTGCCACCGGGTTTTGGGCTCCAACGGCAGTCTTACGGGTTATGCGGGCGGGCTTAACGTAAAAAAATTCCTGCTTGATTTAGAAGGCATTTCTTATAAATAG
- the def gene encoding peptide deformylase, which produces MAVRRIVKYGEDILRQKLKPVDFKTLEPQLDAILQDMHDTCMSFQGAGLSANQIGLTHRIAMIFIPEKTPKGEAQKFKRYVVINPVIVSKKGCVTDEEGCLSLPGLWVEIERAESIVVHCLNEKGLPVEIHAKGFLAKALQHEIDHLDGKIFIDHADPKLKPEIKKELKKLSKNWS; this is translated from the coding sequence ATGGCAGTCAGAAGAATAGTTAAATACGGCGAAGATATTTTAAGGCAAAAACTAAAACCTGTTGATTTTAAGACTTTAGAACCGCAGCTTGACGCCATTTTGCAAGATATGCACGATACCTGCATGTCTTTCCAAGGGGCGGGGCTTTCAGCCAACCAAATAGGGCTTACGCACCGCATAGCCATGATTTTCATACCCGAAAAAACCCCAAAAGGCGAGGCTCAAAAATTTAAAAGATATGTTGTAATTAACCCTGTTATAGTATCAAAAAAAGGCTGCGTTACCGATGAGGAAGGGTGCCTTTCACTTCCCGGCTTATGGGTGGAAATTGAAAGGGCCGAAAGTATTGTTGTACACTGTTTAAACGAAAAAGGGCTTCCCGTAGAAATACACGCCAAAGGTTTTTTAGCAAAAGCCTTGCAGCATGAAATTGACCATTTAGACGGCAAAATATTTATTGACCACGCCGACCCGAAATTAAAACCTGAAATTAAAAAAGAACTTAAAAAACTTTCAAAAAACTGGTCATAA
- a CDS encoding OmpP1/FadL family transporter — MIKSNMFKLLKAVFVICPFVFASMADSAGFALYEFSARGNAMGGAVMANKAEPASIATNPALITQLEGTQLQTGITAVIVSGSTTIGTEKRDLETGAFYLPAFFLTQQLREDVFFGLGFFPRYGLGGRYKDYETWSMGTVLREAYTVDLMTYSFNPNLAVKVTDDLSFAMGLEVMFLDFQERKHLVGGAKMDISGNSTTWGGNFGVLYNPGWAEKWAAALTYRTKTRHVATGRVKTPGLALPPAISFDGNASAALTLPDQLAFGLSFTPTNKLTMEANIMGIFWSSYSQLKIDYDDLSQSPGGPGNPPYLNENKNYKDVFRIGFGVEYSLNPTWDLRAGYVFDKSPINKKYMDTLVPADDRNIFSVGAGYNVSERMGIDVSYSYVLISDLSGRNVEKGNTVFKYEDASSHMIGLSFKYAFGNGPLSNRVI, encoded by the coding sequence ATGATAAAAAGTAATATGTTTAAGTTGTTAAAAGCAGTATTTGTAATATGCCCGTTTGTTTTTGCCAGCATGGCGGATTCAGCGGGTTTTGCTCTTTATGAGTTTAGCGCAAGAGGCAATGCCATGGGCGGCGCGGTTATGGCCAACAAGGCGGAGCCCGCTTCAATAGCCACTAATCCTGCGCTTATCACCCAGCTTGAAGGCACACAGCTTCAAACAGGCATAACGGCAGTTATTGTATCCGGTTCCACAACCATAGGAACCGAAAAAAGAGATTTGGAAACAGGCGCATTCTACCTTCCCGCTTTCTTTCTTACTCAACAGTTAAGGGAAGATGTTTTTTTCGGTTTAGGTTTTTTTCCGAGATATGGCCTTGGCGGCAGATATAAAGATTATGAAACATGGTCAATGGGCACCGTTTTAAGGGAAGCTTATACGGTAGACTTAATGACTTATTCCTTTAACCCCAATTTAGCGGTTAAAGTAACGGATGACTTGTCTTTCGCTATGGGTCTTGAGGTTATGTTTCTTGATTTTCAGGAAAGGAAACACCTTGTCGGCGGCGCAAAAATGGATATTTCCGGTAATTCCACGACATGGGGCGGAAATTTTGGCGTTTTGTATAACCCCGGCTGGGCCGAAAAATGGGCTGCGGCTTTAACTTACAGAACAAAAACAAGGCACGTAGCCACCGGCAGGGTAAAAACCCCAGGCTTGGCGCTTCCTCCCGCTATATCTTTTGACGGTAACGCCTCCGCCGCACTTACGCTGCCTGACCAGTTGGCCTTCGGTTTGTCTTTTACTCCTACAAATAAACTTACCATGGAAGCCAACATTATGGGCATTTTTTGGAGTTCTTACAGCCAATTAAAAATTGATTATGACGACCTTAGCCAGTCGCCGGGCGGGCCGGGTAATCCTCCGTATTTAAACGAAAACAAAAATTATAAAGATGTTTTCCGCATAGGTTTTGGCGTTGAATACTCTTTAAATCCCACATGGGATTTAAGGGCGGGTTATGTTTTCGATAAGTCCCCTATTAATAAAAAGTATATGGATACTCTTGTTCCTGCAGATGACAGAAATATCTTCAGCGTCGGCGCGGGGTATAACGTATCTGAAAGAATGGGTATAGACGTTTCTTATTCATATGTTTTAATAAGCGACCTTTCCGGCAGAAACGTGGAAAAAGGAAATACAGTGTTTAAGTATGAAGACGCTTCAAGCCACATGATAGGCTTATCCTTTAAATACGCTTTTGGAAACGGCCCCTTAAGTAACAGAGTTATATAA
- a CDS encoding tetratricopeptide repeat protein, translating into MTNKTHHEHDYVTGLVVRLIKFFQAHRTIIIAGVLIIVIFIGGFFAYEYRQSKIKEDSWKELTMAILFGEPENLTAVTEKYPKTNAALYAAYYMGDYNYEQGNYPEAVSLYKKVAEGKNKELAHVAQISLAAAYQANKDYEASILTAEDFINKNPQHYAIAQVYLTKALSQELAGKKEAAAADYKIIESRFPNTYFAAFAKNKLKELNK; encoded by the coding sequence ATGACAAACAAAACTCATCACGAACATGATTATGTAACAGGGCTTGTTGTTAGGCTCATTAAATTTTTTCAGGCGCACAGGACAATAATAATTGCAGGTGTGCTTATAATTGTTATTTTTATCGGCGGATTTTTCGCTTATGAATACAGGCAAAGCAAAATTAAGGAAGATTCTTGGAAAGAGCTGACTATGGCTATTCTTTTCGGCGAGCCTGAAAATTTAACCGCTGTTACGGAAAAATATCCCAAAACAAACGCGGCTTTATACGCCGCCTATTATATGGGTGATTATAACTATGAACAAGGCAATTACCCGGAGGCGGTTTCTCTTTATAAAAAAGTAGCCGAAGGTAAAAATAAAGAACTTGCCCACGTAGCGCAAATTTCTTTAGCCGCCGCTTATCAGGCAAATAAAGATTATGAGGCAAGCATTCTAACCGCCGAAGATTTTATAAATAAAAATCCGCAGCACTACGCTATTGCTCAGGTATATCTTACAAAGGCGCTCAGCCAGGAGCTGGCGGGTAAAAAAGAAGCCGCCGCGGCTGACTATAAGATAATAGAATCACGTTTTCCTAATACTTATTTCGCTGCGTTTGCTAAAAATAAATTAAAAGAATTAAATAAATAA
- a CDS encoding cation diffusion facilitator family transporter has protein sequence MTKKEEHLHVCACSHGHKQGHHAHALHEHGHRHHDHGAGASKKALLISFILIIIFMVVELAGGLISGSLALLSDAGHMFSDAFALGLSLTAVIAGQRAATKTKTYGYRRFEVLAAFFNAITIFLIAVFILKEAVVRIQNPAPILSGYMFIIAVIGLLVNIAVLMILRRREIKDNINVKGALLHVLGDILGSVGVIIAAALIYFFGWYIADPIISVIVAFLILYSAWKIFAETVNILLEGAPGHINIEALKSSVCVIKGVVDAHDMHVWSISSGFLVLTAHITVSEDADRDLVLEEARKIIADNASIEHVTIQIESCEHKNSCNGRCN, from the coding sequence ATGACTAAAAAAGAAGAACATTTACATGTCTGTGCCTGTTCACACGGGCATAAACAAGGACATCACGCGCATGCTCTCCACGAGCACGGGCACCGCCATCACGACCATGGTGCGGGCGCAAGCAAAAAAGCGTTGCTTATAAGTTTTATTTTAATAATAATTTTTATGGTTGTTGAGCTTGCCGGCGGGCTTATTTCGGGCAGTCTTGCCTTGCTTTCGGACGCGGGGCACATGTTTAGCGACGCGTTTGCCTTAGGCCTTAGTTTAACAGCTGTTATAGCGGGGCAGCGTGCGGCAACCAAAACAAAAACTTACGGCTACAGAAGGTTTGAAGTGTTGGCCGCTTTTTTTAATGCTATCACAATATTTTTAATAGCTGTTTTTATTTTAAAAGAGGCTGTAGTAAGAATACAAAACCCCGCCCCTATATTAAGCGGATATATGTTTATAATCGCCGTTATAGGGCTTTTGGTTAATATAGCGGTTCTTATGATTTTAAGAAGAAGGGAAATTAAGGATAATATTAACGTAAAAGGCGCTCTTTTACACGTGTTGGGCGATATTTTAGGCTCTGTAGGCGTTATAATAGCCGCTGCGTTAATTTATTTTTTCGGCTGGTATATAGCTGACCCGATTATAAGCGTTATAGTGGCGTTTCTTATTTTATACAGCGCGTGGAAAATTTTTGCCGAAACGGTTAATATCCTTTTAGAAGGCGCTCCCGGGCATATTAATATAGAAGCTTTAAAATCCTCCGTATGTGTCATTAAGGGCGTTGTTGACGCCCATGATATGCATGTTTGGTCAATATCTTCGGGTTTTTTGGTACTGACGGCGCACATTACAGTAAGCGAAGACGCCGACAGGGACTTAGTTTTAGAAGAAGCCCGTAAAATAATAGCGGATAACGCAAGTATAGAGCATGTAACAATACAAATAGAATCTTGTGAGCATAAAAACAGCTGCAACGGCAGATGTAATTAG